Proteins encoded in a region of the Massilia sp. UMI-21 genome:
- a CDS encoding HU family DNA-binding protein, translating to MNKTELIEEIAKSADITKASATRALDAMITAVTESLKKNDSVTLVGFGTFTVGERAARTGRDPRTKEPIKIAAAKVPKFKAGKALKDAVN from the coding sequence GTGAACAAGACAGAACTGATCGAAGAAATCGCGAAGTCCGCGGACATTACCAAGGCTTCGGCCACGCGTGCTCTCGACGCGATGATCACGGCGGTGACCGAGTCCCTGAAGAAGAACGACAGCGTCACGCTGGTGGGTTTTGGCACCTTCACCGTGGGCGAGCGTGCGGCCCGTACCGGCCGCGATCCGCGTACCAAGGAACCGATCAAGATTGCAGCTGCAAAGGTTCCGAAATTTAAGGCTGGTAAAGCTCTGAAAGATGCTGTAAACTAA